ATGAGGTCGCAAGCGCTCATTCGCCCGTAAAGGCCCCGGCAAACGGGACCTGGCATCCGTATGTCGATGTATACGAGACGGAAGGCGGTTACGTACTTAAAGCGGAGCTTCCCGGCGTCAATAAAGAGGACATCAAGATCGACGTCAGCAACAGCACCCTCACGCTCAAGGGTGAAAAGAAATTCGAGGAAAAGACCGAAAAAGACAAGTACGTAAGGATCGAACGCAGCTACGGCAGCTTTACGAGAACGTTCGCACTATCGGACAAGGTGGACAGCGAGAACATTAAAGCCGCATACAAGGACGGCGTGCTCGAAATCACCCTCCCCAAGAAAGAGGAAGCGAAGCCCAAAGAGATCAAGGTAGAGGTCAACTAAAACCTGACAAGCGGCCTCCCCGCGGGGGAGGCCGCTTTATTCCCCCCCAGAATCCCGATTCAATAATTAACGGCACAACGTAATACCTTTCACGTATCGTTGTGAACTTAAATCGGCGGAAGCGTCCGTTCGACAGCGCGCATCATTCAAGCAGCCGGACTGTGGAAACGGGGAAGATGAAAGTGACTCCAAAAAAACAAGGGTAAGCCAGCGAAAACGGATTTCACCGGCTCACCCTATGGAGGATGATGGCTATGTTAGGTTGCCAAACAAATCCGGGGACGCTTCGACAAGTTGCAGGATTCGGCAATAATCCGAATTTCTAATTATCACCCATG
The window above is part of the Thermodesulfobacteriota bacterium genome. Proteins encoded here:
- a CDS encoding Hsp20/alpha crystallin family protein; this encodes MRIKVWEPFRSFRPVYGDFDKWFDEVASAHSPVKAPANGTWHPYVDVYETEGGYVLKAELPGVNKEDIKIDVSNSTLTLKGEKKFEEKTEKDKYVRIERSYGSFTRTFALSDKVDSENIKAAYKDGVLEITLPKKEEAKPKEIKVEVN